A genomic segment from Gossypium hirsutum isolate 1008001.06 chromosome D04, Gossypium_hirsutum_v2.1, whole genome shotgun sequence encodes:
- the LOC107898499 gene encoding uncharacterized protein isoform X2, producing MDIRAGIGSLKSQSFWKTSQRSISSCNFPCSSFKTFCSKKDSQQQPQQNGDDNNGDKFSTDWDKAWSNFKKQTKRSFLSGFSPNKYVTWNPRQSNYPLSEEVDPIKRTERSNLMLWTSPGFTLVGAIIIVSFLLLYTILAPVK from the exons ATGGATATTCGAGCTGGAATCGGGAGCTTAAAATCTCAAAGTTTTTGGAAAACTTCCCAGAGATCTATTTCTTCATGTAATTTTCCTTGTTCTTCTTTCAAAACTTTCTGCTCCAAAAAGGACTCTCAGCAGCAACCTCAACAGAACGGTGATGATAACAATG GTGATAAGTTCTCAACCGACTGGGATAAGGCATGGTCGAATTTCAAGAAGCAAACCAAAAGGTCCTTCCTTTCAGGGTTTTCTCCTAACAAGTATGTTACCTGGAATCCTAGACAATCGAACTATCCCTTGTCCGAAGAGGTAGATCCAATAAAGAGAACAGAGAGGTCGAATCTCATGTTATGGACGAGTCCAGGGTTTACTTTAGTAGGAGCAATAATAATAGTGTCATTCCTTTTGTTGTATACCATTCTTGCACCAGTTAAGTGA
- the LOC107897995 gene encoding zinc finger CCCH domain-containing protein 21-like has product MYVRFVNISWKLWKRNNMVGFGSAQMLVKVLLEEESEKTPIEEEIENQRAKLKTSTPMTPELFMEWKKKKIAERDESLAAQRAERAKNDRMSGHELFMSDASLFVDDAKAYEKYQREEEYDVPENKANNNSATDGPSTSATSAADAESLTDDDDDDE; this is encoded by the exons ATGTACGTGAGGTTTGTAAATATttcttggaagctatggaaaaGAAACAATATGGTTGGTTTTGGGTCTGCCCAAATGTTGGTAAAGGTTCTGTTAGAGGAAGAGAGTGAAAAAACACCAATTGAGGAAGAGATAGAGAATCAG CGTGccaaattaaaaacttcaacTCCTATGACTCCTGAGTTGTTTATGgaatggaagaaaaagaaaatagcagAAAGAGATGAAAGTTTGGCTGCACAGAGGGCAGAAAGGGCTAAGAATGACCGCATGAG CGGTCATGAACTGTTTATGTCAGATGCTAGTTTATTTGTTGATGATGCTAAGGCATATGAGAAATACCAAAGAGAGGAAGAATATGATGTTCCAGAAAATAAG GCCAATAATAATTCAGCTACTGATGGACCAAGTACCTCAGCTACTTCTGCTGCTGATGCTGAATCCCTtacagatgatgatgatgatgatgagtag
- the LOC107898499 gene encoding uncharacterized protein isoform X1, which translates to MDIRAGIGSLKSQSFWKTSQRSISSCNFPCSSFKTFCSKKDSQQQPQQNGDDNNGMKCRSALKAQYLSTHLEFHLNIEKGDKFSTDWDKAWSNFKKQTKRSFLSGFSPNKYVTWNPRQSNYPLSEEVDPIKRTERSNLMLWTSPGFTLVGAIIIVSFLLLYTILAPVK; encoded by the exons ATGGATATTCGAGCTGGAATCGGGAGCTTAAAATCTCAAAGTTTTTGGAAAACTTCCCAGAGATCTATTTCTTCATGTAATTTTCCTTGTTCTTCTTTCAAAACTTTCTGCTCCAAAAAGGACTCTCAGCAGCAACCTCAACAGAACGGTGATGATAACAATGGTATGAAATGTCGATCAGCTTTGAAGGCTCAATATCTATCAACCCACCTTGAATTTCACTTAAATATCGAAAAGG GTGATAAGTTCTCAACCGACTGGGATAAGGCATGGTCGAATTTCAAGAAGCAAACCAAAAGGTCCTTCCTTTCAGGGTTTTCTCCTAACAAGTATGTTACCTGGAATCCTAGACAATCGAACTATCCCTTGTCCGAAGAGGTAGATCCAATAAAGAGAACAGAGAGGTCGAATCTCATGTTATGGACGAGTCCAGGGTTTACTTTAGTAGGAGCAATAATAATAGTGTCATTCCTTTTGTTGTATACCATTCTTGCACCAGTTAAGTGA